AGGACACAAGTAGCAGGTGTCAGGACACCAGACCTTTTGTGCCGCATTAATCCAATCACCAGTATTTTAATACCTGTGATGCTTCTATAGAATGTGTAGGTTAACTTTGTCCGGGTACTTCTATAGGCTGGCCGGATGCTTGTCTTTACTCAGCAAAGCTGCTCCCGTCCACAATCTCGGCTATATATGTTTTAAGCGTGATGCCGAACCGCTGCTGGTATGCCTGCTCCATCTGCTGCACAAAAGTATCCAGGGCGTCTATCTGCACCAGGTTGATGGTACAGCCGCCAAAGCCGCCACCCATCATGCGCGCCCCCAGCACCTTGTCTGACCGCTTTGCCTGCTCCACCAGGAAATCAAGTTCCGGGCAGCTCACTTCGTAATCGTGCTGCAGGCCTTCGTGCGAGGCGTACATTCTTTTCCCGAACGATTTCATATCGCCCCTGGCCAGGTCGGCGCAGGCGGCCTCCACCCGGTTGTTCTCGCTCACCACATAGGTGCAGCGCCTGTATACCACCGGGTCAAACTCCTGCTGGTGCTGCGCCAGCATGTCCAGCGTAGCGCCGCGCAGGCTCAGCACCTCCGGGTAATATCTGTGGAGGATGGCCACGCCCGCCTCGCACTCCTTCCGGCGCGTGTTGTACTCCGAGGAGGCCAGCGAGTGCTTCACCTGCGTGTCGCAGAGCACGATGCGGTAGTCTTCCATGGCGAGGTGGTAGTACGCGTACTCCAGCGAGCGGCAGTCGAGCTTGATGGCGTGGTCGCGCTTGCCGAACATGCTGGCGAACTGGTCCATGATGCCGCACATCACGCCCGCATATTCGTGCTCTGCCTTCTGGGCCATCTTCACCAGCGTAAGCTTTTCGATGCCGAAGCCGAAGATTTCGTTCAGGCCAAAGGCCATGCCGCACTCCAGGGCTGCCGACGAGGATAGCCCGGCCCCAATCGGCACGTTGCCGCCGAACACTACATCAAACCCCTTCACGTTATGGCCAGCCCGTTGCAACTGCGCCACCACGCCCAGCAGGTAGTTGGCCCAGCCCATGTCGGATGGCTTTACCTGGCTTAGGTCAAAATCAGCCCGTTCCTCCAGGTTGAAAGAGTAGGCCCGGAAGGTGTTGGTGCCGTTGGGCGCCATGGCAAAAAACATCTCTTTGTTGATGGCGGCCGGCAGCACGAAGCCTTCATTGTAGTCGGTGTGCTCGCCGATGAGGTTCACCCGCCCCGGCGACCGCACCACCACCGGCTCCTGGTTATATAGCTCCCTGAATTTCGCTTCAATCTCTTTTAACATAGTTCTATGATTGTGCAGAGCTGCCTCAGCAACCCGCGTTGTAGTTTTACACAAGCCGCTAAAGCTACTAAATTTACTTATATCTTGCTGTCCGCACGCGCCAAAACGCAGGGCCTGCCTTTGGCTTTGTCTTCAGAAAAAGGACACTTGTGGCAGGTAGCAAGCCACAAGCGCTCTTGTGCGGCCTCCGACACGTTGTCCATCACACAGGAAAGGAGAGGCTTCCGTGGATAGCGCAGCCAGATTTTTCCAGGTTACATATATAACGAGCCATTCGCAGTTGCGGCTGTGCATATGGCAGGAGAGGCTGGCGCTGCATATATAAATCAGTCTTTCAGCAGTACCGTGCTGTAGGCGGGCAGTTGCACCTCCTGCGGACCTTCCCTGAGAAAGTCCTGAACAAAAGGAATTACGGCACGGCTTACTCACATCCGATTGATGTGATGCCCCTCCCCAATTGAAACGGAACCGCCGCCGCTCTGCCGGAAGCCCAACGCCCGGCGCTGCGGCGCGTATATGTCTGAAGTTTTAACGATAAGAGACCATGGATTTAGATATCATTCACGATGAGGAAGACCTCCGCTTCTACGCAGTAATAGCCGGAGACGAAGCCGAGCTCACCTACACGTACCCCGAAAGCGGCGTGATGGACTTTGACCATACGTTTGTGCCGGAGGGAGGCCGCGGCAAGGGATACGCCGACAGGCTGGTGCAGTCGGGGCTTGACTATGCCCGCTCCCAGAACTACCAGGTGGTGCCTTCCTGCCCGGTGGTGGGGGCGTTTATCAAGCGCCACCCCGACTACGAGGACCTGGTACAGCCGGAATAACATTATCCATATATAAAAACCCCTGCCGTACCTGCTGTGCCCGGCAGCGGTTTTTATATATCCACGCCTGCAATCCTGCGCCGCACCGATTTATATATCCCGATGACATCTCTTGTGCCCCCGCTCCGGCAATGCTGCTTGGCATAACCCTTGCAAAAGCTTATTTTAGCTGCGGCGTCACCTCCGCCACGGGGCGCCTCATCCATATATAAAGCATGCCTGTTGACTGCCCCGGAACCATCATGAACAAAAAACCCATTACGTCTGCCATTTCCCGCCTGCTCCTGGGTGCTGCCTTGTGTTTTGCTGCAGCACAAGCCCGGGCCCAGACGCCAACATTTACCCGGCAGGACACGCTGCGCGGCAGCATCACCCCGGAACGCGCCTGGTGGGACCTCACCTATTACCATCTCGACATTGAGGTTAACCCGGCCGACAGCAACATCCGGGGCGTGAACACCATCCGGTACAAAGTGCTGGAGCCGCAGCAGCGCATGCAGGTAGACCTGCAGCCCCCGATGCGGTTGGCAAAAGTGACGCAGGGCGGCAAGGAACTGCCGGTGCAGCAGGACGGCAACGCTTATTTCGTGCAACTCGCGGAGCCGCAGGAGCCGGGCGCGGTGAAGCAGGTGGAGGTATATTTTGGCGGCAAGCCGCAGGTGAGCGAGAACCCGCCCTGGAGCGGCGGCATTACCTGGCAGCACGACGCTAACGGCAAGCCCTTCGTGGCCAACTCGAACCAGGGCGACGGCGCCAGCCTGTGGTGGCCCTGCAAAGACCATATGTACGACGAGCCCGACAGCATGCTGATCAGCGTGAAGGTGCCGGAAGGCCTGATGGACGTGTCGAACGGCCGCCTGCGCCGCGTGGAGAAGCACTCCGACGGCAGCAGCACGTTCCACTGGTTCGTAAGCAACCCCATCAACAACTACGGCGTGAACCTGAGCGTGGGAGATTATGTACACTTCTCCGAGAAATACCCCGGGGAGAAGGGGCAACTAGATTGCAATTATTACGTGCTGCGCGGCAACCTCGACAAGGCGAAAAAACAGTTCAGGGACGTGGGCCGCATGCTGAAGGCGTTTGAGCACTGGTTCGGCCCCTACCCTTTTTACGAGGACGGCTACAAGCTGGTGGAGGTGCCGTACCTGGGCATGGAGCACCAGAGCGCCGTGACCTATGGCAACGGCTACCAGAACGGTTACCTGGGCCGCGACCTGAGCGGGTCGGGCTGGGGCCTGAAATTCGACTATATCATCATCCACGAGTCGGGGCACGAGTGGTTCGCCAACAACATCACCTACAAGGACTACGCGGACATGTGGGTACACGAGAGTTTCACCACTTACTCCGAAAACCTGTTTGTGGACTACTACTATGGCAAAGAGGCCGCCGCTGATTATGTGATCGGGCAGCGCGCCCACATCGAGAACGACCGCCCCATCATCGGCCCCTACAACGTGAACCGCACCGGCTCCGGCGACATGTACTATAAAGGCGCCAACATGCTGCACACCCTGCGCCAGTTTGTAAACAATGATGAAAAATGGCGTGGCATCCTGCGCGGGCTCAACCAGGAATTCTACCACCAGACCGTGACAACGGAGCAGATTGAGGGCTATCTGAGCCAACATACGGGCCGCGACCTGCAGCCCTTCTTCGACCAGTACCTCCGCGGTGTGCGCATCCCGGAACTGGAGTACAGCCAGCAGGACGGTAAACTCATGTACCGCTGGAGCAACTGCGTGCCTGGGTTTGCGATGCCGGTGAAAGTATATATAAACAGGCAGGAAAAGTGGCTGGCGCCGACAACCGAGTGGAAAGTGTTGGACGAGGCCCCGAAAAAGGCGAAACTGGAGGTGGACCGCAACTTCTACGTGACAGCGGCAAAAGTACGTTCTATCTGATTACCCGGATACCAGCAACAAAGCCCAGGTTCATCCGGTTAGAAGCCGCCGCTGGCTGTCCGTTCCGGGCGGAAGGTCTAAAATGGGAGGCAAGTGAATCCACCGAAGAGCGCGTGCCGCCTCTTTTTCATTAGCCTGAATAGCTCAATCTACCGCGGCCCGCTTTTCTGTCTCACACCAGCTTAGGGAGATAGGTATATATACTGAAATACCCGTTTTAAAGCTGTATTAACCCTCAAAAAGCAACCGCATCGGGCACGGATGGCAGCGTACTTCTACTTTCGCCGTACAATTAGGCAGCACGAAGCAAGAAGCCGGAAAAGGATTCTTTAGGTTGGTTAGAATTTTATCTCCGGCGCTGCTTCATGCGCTCTCTGAGTAAAAGCTTTGGTACATAGGGTGGGGCGCCGATGATGGGTGCTTGAGGCGCCCCAACCCTATTGTACACCTTCAGCCTGACCTGGCACACATCCGTGCCCGGCTTATGCTGTTTCCCGCCTGGCTCTGTCATCGCGCTTTATTTCATACAAATAATAATATCATCAGGTGTATTGATATTTGCATATAACGTTCACTTTTGCAGGAGGCGACATCATGGCTGTGACAGTGCAGCAGGTCCAGGATTGTTTTTTCGTAACGGCGAGCGGCTGCCTTGATGCGGAGGATTGCCTCCAGCTGAAGCAGGCGATTGTGGCGGCAAAGGCCGCCGGTGTCCACAACGTGCTGGTGGATTGCGAGCACCTCTCGGCTGTAACCACAGAGGCCCTGCGCATTGTGCTCTCCCAGACAAGCAGCGCCGAGGTGGCGGGAATCAACCTTGTTTTCTACCGCGTACATCCCGGAGTGCAGGCTGTTATAGACAGAACGGGGCTAAACAGCGTATTATGTATTGTTCAGGGCCTGCAGGAGGCGTACCACTACTGCAGGAGCCAATCGTAAAGGACGTATACCATAAAACAAGCTGCTGATGAATACATCCCTCCGACATTTCGCCACCGATATAATGCCCGTTGACGGCGGTATAATTGTGAGCCTGAAAGGCGAGCTGGATGCACATTCCTCCGTTGTGGCAAGCAACGTGCTGGAGGGCGCAGCAGTGTCCGGCATGGCCTGCCTGCTGATAGACTGCAGCCAGTTATCCTATATATCCTCCGCCGGTATCGGGGTGATTCTCTCCGTTTACCACCTCTGCCTCCTCAAACAGACCAACCTTACCCTCTTCGGCATGCAACCAAAAATCAGGAATGTGTTTGAGGTGCTGGGCATGGACAAAGTCCTGAATGTGGCCGCCTCCAAAGAGGAGGCCATGGCCCTTGCGGCGACCTCGCGCCGCGCGTAACCTGCTTTTCCCTCCCGCACCTTTGCCCCAGGCTTCATGCAACCGTAAGCGCACTTGCTCTATTTCGCAAAGGCAAGAAATGTCTACATATACTCTTGCCAACCAAAATATAATCAACGCGTGCAGGCGGGCGAGTTGGTATTTGTAGAATAAAGACTTTAACTTGAACACCGCAAAACACGCCTGTGCCGCACCATGCCCATGCGCAAGCGTTCCGTTCAGTCTGCCGCTGTACAACCCCTGCGCCGACGGCTATATAGGCGGTGCGTCAGGGAGCGCCATATGGGAGGCGGGTGTGCGGCAACCGTGTCACGGCATAATCTGTGGGAAAATCACTTGTTTACTCATATAGCAGCATTTAAATTTTATGGCCGGAATTTCTCAACAAGCACAAAAAGAATACACCGCAGCACCGTCGCGCAACTACCGGGGGCCTCTGGTAACCGTGACGTTGCTCTTCTTCATGTGGGGTTTTATCACATGCATGAACGACATCCTCATCCCCAAGCTACAGCAGGTGTTCACGCTGCAACTGTGGCAGGCGATGCTCATCCAGACGGCTTTTTTCGGGGCCTATTTCATTATCTCGCTCCTGTACTTCATCGTCTCCATCACCAAGGGCGACCCGATTCAAAAAATCGGCTATCAGAATGGCATCATTGTGGGGCTGGTGGTGGCCGCCGTCGGCTGCGCCATGTTTGTGCCGGCCGCCAGCCTGCTGAGCTACGGATTTTTTCTGCTGGCGCTCTTTATACTGGCCTCGGGCATCACCATTCTGCAGATTGCGGCGAACCCCTATGTGGCTATCCTCGGCCCGCCTGCAGGAGCCGCCAGCCGCCTGAACATGACGCAGGCCCTGAATTCGCTGGGTACCACGGTGGCTCCCATCATCGGCGGCTATCTTATCTTTGAGGGCGTTGACGCGGTGCAAAGCGGCTCCGCAGACTCGGTGAAACTGCCATACCTGGGCCTGGCGGCCACGCTGCTTGCCATTGCCGTGCTCATCAAAATCGCGAAGCTGCCGCGCATCCAGAGCGGTGAGGAGCAGTTGGTTCCGGACGCGGGGGCACTGCGCCACCGCCACCTGGTGCTGGGCATTATCTGCATCTTCATGTACGTGGGCGGCGAGGTGTCCATTGGCAGCGCCCTTATCAACTTCTTCCGGCTCCCGGAGATTGCCGGTCTGGACGAGGCGGAGGCGGGCCACTTTCTTGCCTTCTACTGGGGCGGGGCCATGGTGGGCCGTTTCTTCGGTGCCGTGGCGCTGGCGCAGTTCCGCAACAACAGCAACAAGTACGTGATCATCGGCGCAATCAGCGCCGTGGCATTTGTGCTGCTCTTCAGCATATATGGCCTGAACGAGGCGCTGATTGCGCTGGGCCTGATTGCCCTGAACTTCGGGGTGCTGCTGCTGGGCC
This window of the Pontibacter russatus genome carries:
- a CDS encoding galactokinase yields the protein MLKEIEAKFRELYNQEPVVVRSPGRVNLIGEHTDYNEGFVLPAAINKEMFFAMAPNGTNTFRAYSFNLEERADFDLSQVKPSDMGWANYLLGVVAQLQRAGHNVKGFDVVFGGNVPIGAGLSSSAALECGMAFGLNEIFGFGIEKLTLVKMAQKAEHEYAGVMCGIMDQFASMFGKRDHAIKLDCRSLEYAYYHLAMEDYRIVLCDTQVKHSLASSEYNTRRKECEAGVAILHRYYPEVLSLRGATLDMLAQHQQEFDPVVYRRCTYVVSENNRVEAACADLARGDMKSFGKRMYASHEGLQHDYEVSCPELDFLVEQAKRSDKVLGARMMGGGFGGCTINLVQIDALDTFVQQMEQAYQQRFGITLKTYIAEIVDGSSFAE
- a CDS encoding GNAT family N-acetyltransferase, giving the protein MDLDIIHDEEDLRFYAVIAGDEAELTYTYPESGVMDFDHTFVPEGGRGKGYADRLVQSGLDYARSQNYQVVPSCPVVGAFIKRHPDYEDLVQPE
- a CDS encoding M1 family metallopeptidase; the protein is MPVDCPGTIMNKKPITSAISRLLLGAALCFAAAQARAQTPTFTRQDTLRGSITPERAWWDLTYYHLDIEVNPADSNIRGVNTIRYKVLEPQQRMQVDLQPPMRLAKVTQGGKELPVQQDGNAYFVQLAEPQEPGAVKQVEVYFGGKPQVSENPPWSGGITWQHDANGKPFVANSNQGDGASLWWPCKDHMYDEPDSMLISVKVPEGLMDVSNGRLRRVEKHSDGSSTFHWFVSNPINNYGVNLSVGDYVHFSEKYPGEKGQLDCNYYVLRGNLDKAKKQFRDVGRMLKAFEHWFGPYPFYEDGYKLVEVPYLGMEHQSAVTYGNGYQNGYLGRDLSGSGWGLKFDYIIIHESGHEWFANNITYKDYADMWVHESFTTYSENLFVDYYYGKEAAADYVIGQRAHIENDRPIIGPYNVNRTGSGDMYYKGANMLHTLRQFVNNDEKWRGILRGLNQEFYHQTVTTEQIEGYLSQHTGRDLQPFFDQYLRGVRIPELEYSQQDGKLMYRWSNCVPGFAMPVKVYINRQEKWLAPTTEWKVLDEAPKKAKLEVDRNFYVTAAKVRSI
- a CDS encoding STAS domain-containing protein produces the protein MAVTVQQVQDCFFVTASGCLDAEDCLQLKQAIVAAKAAGVHNVLVDCEHLSAVTTEALRIVLSQTSSAEVAGINLVFYRVHPGVQAVIDRTGLNSVLCIVQGLQEAYHYCRSQS
- a CDS encoding STAS domain-containing protein; amino-acid sequence: MNTSLRHFATDIMPVDGGIIVSLKGELDAHSSVVASNVLEGAAVSGMACLLIDCSQLSYISSAGIGVILSVYHLCLLKQTNLTLFGMQPKIRNVFEVLGMDKVLNVAASKEEAMALAATSRRA
- a CDS encoding sugar MFS transporter encodes the protein MAGISQQAQKEYTAAPSRNYRGPLVTVTLLFFMWGFITCMNDILIPKLQQVFTLQLWQAMLIQTAFFGAYFIISLLYFIVSITKGDPIQKIGYQNGIIVGLVVAAVGCAMFVPAASLLSYGFFLLALFILASGITILQIAANPYVAILGPPAGAASRLNMTQALNSLGTTVAPIIGGYLIFEGVDAVQSGSADSVKLPYLGLAATLLAIAVLIKIAKLPRIQSGEEQLVPDAGALRHRHLVLGIICIFMYVGGEVSIGSALINFFRLPEIAGLDEAEAGHFLAFYWGGAMVGRFFGAVALAQFRNNSNKYVIIGAISAVAFVLLFSIYGLNEALIALGLIALNFGVLLLGRFMPSRTLGFFASTVIVLLLLTCFAQGAVAMWSVIAIGLFNSIMFPTIFTLAIEGLGIHTSQASSLLVMAIVGGAIIPPLQGLVADSTGSLQLSFLVPLVCYAYIVYYGFAGYKIKPIDA